In a genomic window of Bradyrhizobium ontarionense:
- a CDS encoding PspA/IM30 family protein, with protein sequence MFKTVLTLFRGTVAVAEEELQDRTALVILDQQLRDAAAAVERSKRALALAIAQDQQEGRRLEVTMARIADLEVRATAALDGGREDLAREAAQAIAGLEAERDATRTARALFATEIARLKKHVANAEARIAELDRGRRIARASEAVRNLRRGGIEAARPYECTLPEAEATLRRLRERQIEAQAADEALVELDAATGPITTAEKLAEQGFGPRIKTTADDVLARLKAGRTTPAN encoded by the coding sequence ATGTTCAAGACCGTTCTGACGCTGTTTCGGGGCACCGTGGCCGTCGCGGAGGAGGAGCTGCAGGACCGTACCGCGCTGGTGATCCTGGACCAGCAGCTGCGCGACGCCGCCGCGGCCGTCGAGCGCAGCAAGCGCGCGCTGGCGCTGGCCATCGCGCAGGACCAGCAGGAGGGCAGGCGGCTCGAGGTCACGATGGCCCGGATCGCCGACCTCGAAGTGCGGGCCACCGCCGCGCTCGACGGCGGCCGCGAGGATCTGGCGCGCGAGGCGGCGCAGGCGATTGCCGGTCTCGAAGCCGAGCGCGACGCCACCAGGACGGCGCGGGCGCTGTTCGCCACCGAGATTGCGCGGCTGAAGAAGCATGTCGCCAATGCGGAGGCGCGCATCGCCGAGCTCGATCGTGGCCGGCGCATCGCCCGCGCCTCTGAGGCCGTCCGCAATCTGCGCCGCGGCGGCATCGAGGCGGCGCGTCCCTATGAATGCACGCTTCCGGAAGCGGAGGCGACCCTGAGGCGGCTGCGCGAGCGGCAGATCGAGGCGCAGGCCGCCGACGAGGCGCTGGTGGAGCTCGACGCCGCCACCGGCCCGATCACGACCGCCGAGAAGCTCGCCGAGCAGGGCTTTGGCCCGCGCATCAAGACCACCGCCGACGACGTGCTGGCCCGGCTGAAGGCCGGACGCACGACCCCGGCCAACTGA
- a CDS encoding TetR/AcrR family transcriptional regulator, with amino-acid sequence MSKTLERRAKQREALIEAAERMIKTRGLAGLKTRDLAQEIGVANGAVYNLVADVDELVLMVGSRTLARLDAELSAAESAGPADPEAALVRIAIGYCDFAAHNLELWRALFEHRMPPDKPLPDWAVADQMHLFRHIHQPLATLFPQRSFDDISVTARSLFSAVHGMVALGLEQKLVAVPLAALRQQIATMVRAMVTGLVAS; translated from the coding sequence ATGTCTAAAACACTGGAAAGACGCGCGAAACAGCGTGAGGCCCTGATCGAGGCGGCCGAGCGGATGATCAAGACCAGGGGTCTTGCCGGCCTGAAGACGCGCGATCTCGCCCAGGAGATCGGTGTCGCCAATGGCGCGGTCTACAATCTCGTCGCGGATGTCGACGAGCTGGTGCTGATGGTCGGATCGCGCACCTTGGCGCGGCTCGACGCCGAATTGTCGGCAGCCGAGAGCGCAGGCCCTGCTGACCCCGAGGCCGCGCTGGTGCGCATCGCGATCGGCTATTGCGATTTCGCCGCCCACAATCTCGAGCTCTGGCGCGCGCTGTTCGAGCATCGCATGCCGCCCGACAAGCCGCTGCCCGACTGGGCGGTCGCCGACCAGATGCATCTGTTCCGCCACATCCACCAGCCGCTCGCCACGCTGTTTCCGCAGCGCTCGTTCGATGACATCAGCGTCACCGCACGCAGTCTCTTTTCGGCGGTCCACGGCATGGTGGCGCTCGGGCTCGAGCAGAAGCTGGTGGCCGTGCCGCTCGCGGCGCTGCGTCAGCAGATCGCGACCATGGTGAGAGCGATGGTGACGGGGCTGGTGGCGAGTTGA
- a CDS encoding ABC transporter substrate-binding protein, whose protein sequence is MRNLHAPDDDRDDPPFSSGYDDGRPPLRDQSWRDMQERPRPSEFISRFGMEEAPAPPRQRRSLGLLSILALLVLAAAVAGYATTKVPARWAGVISTNTRAEVSAVATVPSPPARAPLAVASSPDVPATGTTASVAPANAPDPNTRLREEDRAPKFDVRAANAVPAARETGSQTPVQGVTDTEIRFGMAAPFSGPAREMGHQLKLGIDLAFAQANDEGGVHGRQLKLFTADDAYEPTRTLNAMKELYEQNKVFGFVENYGSPTALISVPYALERHTLYFGAFTGAPSLRRDPPDRYVFNYRAGYAEEADAIVHYLVKTRRLRPQDIGVLTQQDAYGDAGWDGVTKAMRTLRGGVSGDVFRMSYNRNTVNVDDAIAQLRRQRPAIKAVVLVATFRAAAKFVEKTRDIYPDMIYATISGVGSTGLASELMVLGPKYADGIICTQVTPAVDSYASVALNYKKALAKYFPGEPADYTSLEAYLTASILVEGLRRVGPAVDTEALVNVLESMQNYELGLGPKVSFGPSDHQALHKVWGTQLDKSGQYHAIDLE, encoded by the coding sequence GTGAGAAACTTGCACGCGCCTGATGACGACCGTGACGATCCGCCATTTTCGTCCGGCTACGATGATGGTCGCCCTCCGCTGCGCGATCAATCCTGGCGCGACATGCAAGAGCGGCCCCGGCCGTCGGAGTTCATTTCACGCTTCGGCATGGAAGAGGCTCCTGCGCCACCGCGGCAGCGGCGATCCCTCGGCCTGCTGAGCATTCTGGCACTTCTGGTGCTGGCTGCAGCGGTGGCCGGTTATGCAACGACGAAGGTCCCTGCGCGCTGGGCCGGCGTGATCTCCACCAACACCCGGGCCGAGGTATCGGCGGTCGCTACGGTGCCGTCGCCCCCGGCCCGAGCACCGCTGGCCGTCGCCTCATCGCCAGATGTTCCCGCGACGGGAACCACCGCAAGCGTCGCCCCCGCTAATGCGCCGGACCCGAACACCCGCTTACGCGAGGAGGACCGCGCGCCGAAATTCGATGTGCGCGCGGCCAACGCCGTTCCGGCCGCGCGGGAGACCGGTTCTCAGACCCCGGTCCAAGGCGTGACCGATACCGAAATCCGCTTCGGCATGGCTGCGCCGTTCTCGGGTCCGGCCAGGGAGATGGGCCATCAGCTCAAGCTGGGCATCGACCTGGCGTTCGCCCAGGCCAACGATGAGGGCGGCGTGCATGGCCGGCAGCTCAAGCTGTTCACCGCTGACGATGCCTACGAGCCGACGCGGACGCTGAACGCGATGAAGGAGCTCTATGAGCAGAACAAGGTGTTCGGCTTCGTGGAGAACTACGGCAGTCCGACAGCCCTGATCTCGGTCCCCTACGCGCTCGAGCGCCACACGCTCTATTTCGGCGCCTTCACCGGGGCGCCCTCGCTCCGGCGCGATCCGCCGGACCGCTACGTCTTCAACTACCGTGCCGGCTACGCCGAGGAGGCCGACGCCATCGTACATTATCTGGTTAAGACCCGACGGCTGCGTCCGCAGGACATCGGGGTTCTCACCCAGCAGGACGCCTATGGCGATGCCGGATGGGACGGCGTCACCAAGGCGATGCGGACGCTGCGCGGCGGCGTCTCAGGCGACGTCTTCCGCATGAGCTACAATCGCAATACCGTCAATGTCGACGACGCCATCGCGCAATTGCGCCGGCAGCGGCCCGCGATCAAGGCCGTCGTGCTCGTGGCCACGTTTCGGGCAGCCGCAAAGTTCGTCGAGAAGACGCGCGACATCTATCCGGACATGATCTACGCGACGATTTCGGGCGTCGGCAGCACCGGCCTGGCCAGTGAATTGATGGTGCTCGGCCCCAAATACGCTGATGGCATCATCTGCACCCAGGTCACGCCGGCGGTCGACAGCTACGCCTCGGTCGCGCTGAACTACAAGAAGGCGCTCGCCAAATATTTTCCAGGAGAGCCGGCGGACTACACCTCGCTGGAGGCCTATCTCACCGCCAGCATTCTGGTTGAAGGACTACGGCGCGTCGGTCCCGCCGTCGATACGGAGGCGCTGGTCAACGTGCTGGAGAGCATGCAGAACTACGAGTTGGGGCTTGGCCCGAAGGTGAGCTTCGGCCCCTCCGATCACCAGGCGCTGCACAAGGTCTGGGGGACGCAGCTCGACAAGTCCGGCCAGTATCACGCCATCGACCTGGAGTGA
- a CDS encoding YiaA/YiaB family inner membrane protein: MNQNVQPHSSAFITFAYASFGASAFLVALGVFFMPIDLWMKGYLTMGIVMLVQTCVTLTKTLRDRHESGKLVNRIEDARAERLLMEVSKAA; the protein is encoded by the coding sequence ATGAACCAGAACGTCCAGCCCCACAGCAGCGCCTTCATCACCTTCGCTTACGCCTCGTTCGGCGCGTCCGCCTTTCTCGTCGCGCTCGGCGTGTTCTTCATGCCGATCGATCTGTGGATGAAGGGCTATCTGACGATGGGCATCGTCATGCTGGTGCAGACCTGCGTCACCCTGACCAAGACCCTGCGCGACCGCCACGAGAGCGGCAAGCTCGTCAACCGCATCGAGGACGCCCGCGCCGAGCGCCTGCTGATGGAAGTCTCCAAGGCGGCGTGA